In the genome of Paenibacillus sp. FSL R5-0766, one region contains:
- the pgsA gene encoding CDP-diacylglycerol--glycerol-3-phosphate 3-phosphatidyltransferase, giving the protein MNLPNRITLARICLIPFLMVFLLVDFPFYPEPLQLGSFSLPYNQLIAAVIFIIAASTDGIDGYLARKNNMVTNLGKLLDPLADKLLVTAVLISLVEMGKLDSWIAVVIISREFAVTGLRQIALLDGSVVAASAWGKLKTVVQIVAIVLLLLNNFPFSYTGIHVDIIAVWAAALITIWSGIDYFIKNKNLLHFTKA; this is encoded by the coding sequence GCACGAATTTGCTTAATCCCTTTTTTGATGGTGTTCCTGCTCGTGGATTTTCCATTTTATCCAGAGCCGTTGCAGCTTGGAAGCTTTTCGCTTCCGTATAATCAACTGATTGCTGCTGTTATTTTTATCATCGCCGCAAGCACAGATGGAATTGACGGATACCTTGCGCGGAAAAATAACATGGTTACCAATCTGGGGAAACTGCTCGATCCACTCGCAGACAAGCTGCTGGTTACTGCAGTTTTGATCTCGCTTGTGGAGATGGGCAAGCTGGATTCCTGGATTGCAGTTGTGATTATTAGTCGTGAATTTGCAGTTACCGGCTTGCGTCAAATTGCATTGCTGGATGGTTCGGTTGTTGCCGCCAGTGCTTGGGGCAAGCTGAAGACTGTAGTGCAGATTGTGGCGATTGTGCTGTTGCTGTTGAACAATTTCCCGTTTTCATACACGGGTATTCACGTTGATATTATCGCGGTATGGGCAGCAGCGCTTATTACCATCTGGTCGGGTATCGATTACTTTATCAAAAACAAAAACCTGCTTCATTTTACAAAAGCATAA